One Citrus sinensis cultivar Valencia sweet orange chromosome 5, DVS_A1.0, whole genome shotgun sequence genomic window, CATAGAAAATGTTATCTTATTGCTCTGAGTTTGGCCAGCAACTACCGAGCTTTAGCTAGTTCCCTAGTTCTAGAAAATCGAAACTATAACCGGCTAGCCATGTTCTTCACATTTCACAGGCACATAttcatatgttttttttattttttatttatttacatgatAATATTGCTTAgattataattgttaatacTAGTTTAACATTAAATCATATATAGCATTATCCATATTTGAACTCTctctaatatttaaaagatCATCTACTCCactcatattttaaaagaaataagactatctttacataataaatttttataattgaagAATAAATTAAGTCTGTAATAGTTGGTGGGGGCGTGAACCGCTATCCTCGTTGGGGGGTGGGGTGTGGGGGTGTGGATTTGGAAATTACGCGGCCACGGTTCGTATGTTAAGAGCATATAAACAAACACTTATGGgatattaacaatcaaatccCTTCAGTTTGCCGGGTTTACAAATAATGACATAGTTTATCCATTTGTAGAACAGTCGTAGGTCTCTAACTGTCacgccaaaaagaaaaatttctaagCCTATGAAATGACCAGATTACAGATTTCCAGTCGTTAATTTCCCTGGGCTCACTGGGCTAGGGTCTATTTGGTACAGATAAACAAAACATAGTTTTATTTGTGAAAAGGTAAGACAACAGGAGATCTGAATGAGATTCTATCAAGTACTTAATGGTTAGCCCTATAACTAGACTGTCTGGACATCCAACGGCCATACATGCATTTCTTGGACAAAGTAGCTTTCTCCGAGCCATTacagatataaaaaatatcacctTTTGTCGAACTACGGAAAAGTTGGTTATAAAACCCCATAACTGTAGGTTTTCAAAGGCGTCCGGTCAGTACGGTTTCTTGGGTCCACtgatttaagatttaaaaaaaaaaaaaaaaaaagagcttcAGCATTTAAAAAACGTTGTGAATTCTGTTGCCGTTCGTAGGTGATGGACCGCTGTAAGACTGAAAAGGCCTAAGGCCTGCATATGCAAACCCCTATACCGTCTTCGTCATTCACGATCATGATTCTTTGATAGATCCctatcatcaccatcatcatttataaagtgccgcCCGGCCTCTGCCCATCGTGATCATTTCATCAAGATTGATTCACTGCAAGCACAAGTCGGTGTGGGTCTGTAATCTGAGCCGTCCATTTTTTGGGCCACCACTTAAATATacgagatttttctttaaaggaccACCGGTCACATGACATGGGTCCTAAAATCCTACATCCTATTGGATGTTGATTGATcggtggattttttttttttttttgaatcccaattataaatatattgttactgatattacatcatacattataattataatatttataattgtattaaaCAATTGAGACTACCGCCATACATTAATCCACTGAAGCACTTGTCCAAATACTTtaaaccctctctaatattcgaggggtgCCTACTCCacttatattttgtaaaaaagaGACTGTCTTCactcaattaattgataattaaggAAGAACTAAAACTAACCTCCATAATACTTttatggaggctcgaaccctTATACTCAATATTATAAGTGCAAGACTTCTCCCATTAGACCAAAGGTCCATTGGTATTGATTAGTGGATTTTAACAGCAGGTGTGCAGTTAACAATtaagcaaaagtaaaaaaccTTCCATGCATTTATgatgaaatgaaaatgtgaaaagttatgaaagattttgttttgaatattattgaaCATGAAATGGAGCATCATATTTTCTGATTGTCAGcgattatttttgaaatatatatatagtattgATAATATATAGAAACCATATTACTTAATAGTATTTTCAACATTacactattaaattatatgaattaataatttttttttactctaaTAAAGTCTAGACTCAagattaaaacatttatatatgtgtgtgtctatatatatatatataaatatatatatatttctgcTGAAACATTGATTCCTTTTATAAGTCAGTTACACTGTTAGGTACAGTTTTAAACGGCTAAACCGTTTAGTTAACCAGAAACAGCTTGGcataaaataatgtgaatCCAAAGACAAAACCCCTGAGAAAAAAAGTGAGCTTGTGTCTGTCACTAGTCACTAGTCACTAGCTTGTGTGCTTTTGTCAAGGAAACGCGCCTgcaaaatatattgaaattaacGAAGATAAAgagtttaaaggaaaaaaagaaggtagagcttaatttaatatttagatcTCTCACAGGGTACATTGGTAGTATACAACACCACACACCAGAGTCCACAGTGAGGAAAATGCTAATAAGTTTACTTTTGAGATTTACAACTCTAAAATAGTTAACccagataataataataataatatccatgggttaaaatattaattcttcGTTGGCCGGGTTAGATTtactgtaaaagaaaaagaaaaaaggaaaaaaagagagagagagaagcaaTTGAAGCAGCTTCATCATCAGCCAATTTCTccaaaaacaaacaagcaaGTACCCTAGCAGCGTAGCTCGGCAATATTCTTCTTATCTGAGCATTGATGTTAAGGACTGGAACACTTGTTCTTCACATGGAATGGTTAAGCCCATGTCATGATCAAAGCCAAATTCTTCTTCGGCTTGTTGAAGCAGGCTTTGAAACTCAGGACGAGTCAAGAAAGTTATTGGGATGATGTATCTGCTTCTGTTTTCACCAACATACACAACAAAATGACCTTTTGGGACATCTAAAGGGAGTCCTTGTTCATCGTAGCTTTGTTTCTTCCCCAAGCTCGAGCATCTCTTGAGAATTTGCTTAATCACAGCCGTTTGAGACAACTTGTTTGATTTTCTGATGGCCATCCTAATGAAGAACTTGTGCGGGTAATTAATGACAATAGAGAAGAAGAGCTCTGAGAgaagtttctttctttctttttttttcaattattattgtgAGGCGATGTGAAAATGTATGAGGGGTGTACGTATTTATGCTTGCGGTGAGACTTGTTATGGGTGCGGGTGTAGATAGAGGGAAAATGAAGCACAGTCATGTGGGGTTGTGGGGGCAGAAAACAGAGCCATGGCCATGGGTGTTTTTGGGGTCCGTGTACGTAAACTCTCAGGACACGTTGGGTGCCAATCCCATTGGTTTGACAATCTCTTGTTGCCCTTCCGAAGGACAAAGGGTCCctctttctcttcctttttGAGCTTGGTTTCAGCTttcaagtgttttttttttccctattaaaaaaaagttttctttaatcttttctttttcaactccCTACGTTGTATTTTCAACCAGTTGAATCCCAATTACATATTAAAACCTCTTTCTATGACTCATTCTTTTGCTCCATGGTAAAGCAGAAACGGTTATAAGTAAAAAACCTTCCCTTAAGAAGCACTTCAGCATTACCTACCAGCTAGTCCTCTTTGTGATTATGAGTAATTTAGCGGGGCTAATATGTAATATCTCATGATGAGTAACGTcattttaactttcttttcaTGATACTTTTAACATATTAGTTTGAATCTTTATCACATACGTGTTTACTCTTATTCATTGGAGAAATACAcgtaaaaaaaagaagaagaaaaaagtaaataagttttttttttttttaatactgtttATACAGGACTGTaggtattataattaatatttacacacaTATTCTACAATTGAGACCTTCATCGTGGCATGTACTCCTCTGAAGCGCtgcccaaattcttcaaaccctctcaaatattcgagggctgtccactctactcacatttcgtgaggAATAGACtggctccactcaattatgtgataattGATAAAGGATTGTAAATAAGTCCCATAAatactgaaaaaaataaataagttaaaaggtCTCTCAAGactctctttttattaatatctctTCGTTACGCATTAATTTAAACTTGCATCGAACACTAATTTAAACTTGAAATTCATGCAACCTAAATATACATAGACCGACGTGGCCTATTAAGGAATGAAGACAGGAATAATGAACACtaatttttgaaagaaaaaaacatagataattaagaaaagataGACTTTGCATGCCCTTATAGCCCTTAGGTCTTCTTTTCCTCTACCAAAATTCAGAGCTAGGGCTCATGGCTTCTTCAGTAATTCGTCAGgattaatgatatttttaaattgccctttttttaaaaaaaaaaaaagaaaaaaaattgtcttaaCTGACTCCTACTTTTTTCTTCCGATCCCTTCTCTCTCTGCCGGCACCATAATTCAGGGGTCGATAATAGTTGTACCAAAGTGTACCACCAATCGCAGCCTTAAGTTCTGGTCACATCTTAATTGTTGATCTTGTTATGGAATTCGCATGGCATGATAAAGAGCAGTGATCACATGGGCATCTGCGATGCTGCTTGCGGATTTCTCTTGATGCCCTCAAATCTCAATGATGTGGCAAATCATTTACTCTTTTTAGTTGagaattctctttattttttgatgtTCAGCAATGACTTACGATTGTGTACTTCTTCAGGATAAACATATCCAATCAACCAAGAgtttttatttcctttattCAGTGACCCATCAAATTGATTAACTTGTCTCGTGCCCAGGAGTTTTCActtttccttttaacttattagTTTGTCATAAAATAATCCTCTTCAAAGTTCAAACCAACACAGCCATGAAAATCCAAAAAGATATGGAAAGATTCTTTCATTACATAATAAGTTATACAATTTAGCAAAAGCATCAGATGCTTTGAAAATGTGTCATCTTAAATTGAGGAAAATTCACTATCACATGGTGTATCTATCATCAGACAGACAAAAACAATATTGAGCACTCTAAGAGCGTGATATTTGGCTTTCCCGGATTATGGGTATTTCAAGAATTATAAAGAACTCGAAGGAAAAAGGTTGCAGCAAGATTTTCTCTGTTGGCGTAGGGTAATAATTGGCCCAAGGCTATGCTCGTAGCCATGGGCTCTCTGATTACTATCAAAAGTTGAAGAATCTTCAAACAGTTTCCCTATAGAAGAGAGGCATCAAGGTCCCATAAGACCATTGCATCAATATGCATTGCCTGCTAATGGTAGAGCTTTCAGACCTTTCCAATTTTGTCACTCTATTGAACTTTTACAAGTGACTGcacatgcaaaataaaactctTCTGTTCACCTTACATAATATCAATATGCATTGCCTCCTCTGCTTCACCTTGCataatatctttaaaataaGGGTCTTGCATATGTAACTTACAGCCCCCATAACTTATTACAactttttgcattattttcaaaagacTATAAGTTACATCAGCAGTAACTTAGCAATTgccttaaaataattatctgtCAATTTAGTACCTTGGTTTGATCTGGTAAGTAACGTCTTCCTCATATGCTACTTTAATAAAACCATTAACATTACTCTCATCGTCATGTGATTTAGCTTATCACAATATGAGTTCGCAAGataaacaatttaatagaACACTTGAAATATTCGTGAGAGGTCAATGTTATCTcaagattcttttttttttttttctctctctaagaaaagattttatttatttatatgtactaattttataatgaaaatcCTTAATCATATTAAAGTCATCTAAAACAGGATATATATTTCactatgtattttttattttctaatttgtcCCTATTTTCAATATAATAAAGGATACtgactaaataataataagggttGGCAAGGGTCAAATCGATTAGTTTATACTTATCTCCTCTAGAATTTGAACAGCttaaagggcaaaaaaaaaactgcttAAAGCTCAGGTGGGCcagattttgtttgttttgttagtGAATTAATTCGTAATTGATTGGCTTaacgaaaaaagaaaaaaaaaaaaaacatgaagaGCGGTCCTGGCTGTAGTAGGAGCACTAGCAATTAGCAAATAGAAGGCGAGTCATGATACACACAATAaaccaataaatttaaaattaaatgagagCCACAAATGGCTTGTGCGAAGCTACGTGTGCTCCCCCATGTTCCAAGGCGCAGAAAGAGTCCGCTCTGTTACGCTTTTATTATAGTTATTGCTTCAATTAATTGCTTATTACGGCGGCTTTGTCCGGCGTCTTCAATTACATCACCGGTACCATCACAGTACATGAAAACTTACGGACACCCGCGGACACCCGTCACTAATGTCTCCACCTAATTCTCTCAGCATTTGTAATCGGCCCAATTCAATGTTTtgggaataaaaaattatattgacaCGAGTCTCATGATGGAAGGGCGTAAGaagtaaaatataagttttaaaattttcactccAGCTTTAATCTAGCGGCGGCGGTGAATTATtactcttaaaattaaaaaaaaaaattatgaaaataatagtttGAATCTCTATATACAtttaatatctttaaattaaataaaaaattatatggaGCTAAATACAGTAATATGATAtataatcaatattaaaaaaatttaaaatttttaattaaatagatgTGACTTGAAttgtaaaagttaaaaatgaaattataatgtagttcaattgattttttcttttcttccaaCTCAAAAGTATACCGAACAACTTCTAGTTAATTATTCGACCATCTTCTTTACAAATTATCCACTGATTGATATTTGGGGGTTAACCGAAACCTAGTCGTAAAGTATCATCATATTAacatgttaataatgataattttaagtGGACAATTAATATCACATGCCAAtccataaataaaagttacatCCGTTAAGATGTAAAGTCAACAATTAATCCACCATATAATAATCAATACACACACCTGGCACCACATCATTGTTAGATAATGATGACTCtgtgaccttttttttttttcacactaTAATGGAAATCTATCTTCTTTTTAGTTATTCGCTAACAACCACGTATCCAAAGCATATTAAAAGGTCAAAGAATATATCCAAattaagtttgaaatttttaaacttctgtcatttgatgggaaaattttaaaaactaattagaagcTGACTTTCAAGTTTCAAGTAAACCAATCAATAAAATGTCTAAAGCTAAAAAAGATTCGGATCAAGAGCTAAGCTAATCTGTTCTACTCTTTATGATTTTCTATCATACGTGTATGTATTGCAATATAcgattaatatttaattagtttgatatattttttttttaatctaaaattactaatttgtatatctttgaaaaattaacaagaatGTCAGACTAGTACGGAATGTAGATAAGCGACAGAAATAAAAGGGGAAGCAGGCCCCAGGACTTGAAGGTGAAGAGAGACGAGGAGAGTGGAAATATAGAATGGGCCCATGGCTAGTAgtcttcaaaaataaaaaatgagactACCCCATGTTCTGTGAATGACATTGGCTGGTGAGCTGAAGATAAAAACAGAGCCAAGTATGACAGTGTCAGCGGGTCACCGAAAGGCCATGACTCAAATGCACATTTTCTTACTTTCCTGTTGTAAGATTAGAAAATGACTGATTGTTATGCACATGAAGGCCATGTTACCCTTGCCCCCAAATACTTCTTGTGAAGGCAACATTGTACGGACAAATTTGTCAGCCCAAACCGTTTAGCTAACTCAAACTGCATGCGCCACTTCGGCCTTGGCCGAAGtggtgggctgctgccctcacaagcattgtgagggcagcggttctagcccccacaaaagcattgtggGGGCAGCGGTTCtagcccccacaaaagcattgtggGGGCAGCGGTTCtagcccccacaaaagcattgtggGGGATAAATGTTCTTTATATCCTTCTCCTTTGCGAAATGTAAGTGGAGTATGGACATCCTCTCCTGTGAGGGGTTATTTGTattgggcatgtacttcatagaattcattgtaataatgtaagtcccaatcatgtatatctgattgtaaatatcagtgtaataccTCTGCTACAATAagcagttgttgtaaatatctgtgtaatgcagtaatctgatgattaatcagtctcaaaaaaaaaaaaaaaaaaaaactcaaactgTATGCAATGAAACTACCTGTTTCGTTTGGTGCCAATTTCTTTGCTTcttaatatgatttaattgggcACTGATGCATCGGTTAGGTTGTAACTACCTCTATCTGCAATACGCAATTTCTGATGCCATATTTATGATATGCCTGAACGCCTTTTTATCATTCCATAACGAAAATAGAGGAATCCAGTTCAATCGAATGGAATTGAAAAGTACCGAACTTGAATCatgaataacaaaaatacaGACGTCTCAGAATTCAAAAGGCAAAAAGCTCAACATGGCCTAGACCTATACCAGAAGAATTTTCCAATTGTGATTGAATGACATAATGGTTAATTCTGTGGCGCTAGCCCCGTAGAACCACCCatttcattaactttaaatgtgacataTTTGAAGCCACGTATGCCTAAAAAATGTTGTGAACATCTTCGAGCAAATATGTGTAAGAATGaatcaagaaaagaaatggaaaatggAATGGACCCATTACAGCTAAGCCCCCAGGATACGGAGCGCCAAGCACTCTACGGACGTACCATGGCCATTGCAGTGGCACATGTACTGTGTAAAATAAATGGAGGGAAACATTTATGTCAAATTCAATTGATCGGAAACACAATCAAGCAAGGGGACAGCATTTCTATTGAGAGGGTCCAAAGCCAGGGAGGATTATTTGTTCCTTTGTTGCCTGCCCTGCCCCTGCTCTGCTGGATCACCAGAACCAAAATTTCCTGGTTTTGGATGGGGATTGTCCgaatttttctttgataaattaattataccaTAACGATAGCATTCATCATCTCATCTTCACCGTAACATTGTAACGTCAGTATCAGAGTGCAGGACCGCCGTCTGATGAATTGTAGGGCAGTGCGCTGTTTGTGTCCACGATAATTTTCTCAGTCTACTGCTATAAACATGTAATACAGGCGCAGCAGTACGGCGTTGTCCAATGTCCACAACCACAAGGGTAAGGTGTTGTGTTGTGGGTGTTTTGGGCTGAGATTCACGTTGCACTGACAAAGTAAAGCCCCACTCTTGGGCGCCCATTGATTGCCATCAGTGTATGACTCCAAACTTCGTTGACAAATAAGCCAATATAGTACGAGAGAGTGCTAGAGGAAAACTTGTAAATCTGAGATAATGGACACTTTTGGCCGAACGTAGTTAGGTTAGGGGTCCCAAACACCGGTGCCATAGTCTAATGATCCAAAGCAGGCCCATCAAGCCTGGAAGCCCATTAAACTACTGGGAAGGTTAGATGAGTCCTCGCTGTCACAGAAGCCAGAAGATCCTTTCATAGTTTTATGAGTAAAGAAAACTTCAAAGCTCTCATTACACATATGCAGAAAACAATCCACAAGATGTTTTACTTGTATATAAAGTCTCTTTAGACAATCTAGAACAATTAATTCCCATGCATTGCACTCTTATTTAttgtagtaaaaaaattaactcgaAACAGTAACAAGAATATTAAGCATACAAGTATTACTTGGATATGCCTAATGTGGTAGCTGCTAGGACTAACTTTAAGATGGTCTTCAGCTCTGCCTCTTCATCTTTTACTCGAATTCCTTCTTCTACTGATAAGAGACTCTGGCAATAAATCATTTATCTAAGAGGTTAAAATGGCCGGCTGCTGTGTTGCCTCTTCAGCTTGTAAGCTCTCGTAATATTGGACAAGGACTTTCCATCCCCCAGGGCACATAAAGCCATCAGGAGGATTCTCACCACTTCTTGCAAAAGTCCGCATCTGGAGAAATTAAGTCAGTTGATTAAAACCATTTAAATGTAGAAATTAATTCCGCATCTTGACAATGACTTTTGGTTGCCAGCAAACTAATAATTATCCAGCAACTGAGAAATGCATGCACATCAAAATGTAGAAATTGCTCTTGGACTAATAACACATTAAAAGGCTGAAAATTCATTAGTTCACCCAACCTAAAACTGAAAGCATTGTGGAATACTCTTGGAGATGAGGAAGCTTTTTTtcgtgatttttttttttttaagcctaACCATGACatgaattgattatttttagggAAATGAGTCACTAAACACTTTTCCTACCTTGGTTCCAgagatgaagagaaaatcttttGCACGTGAAGGATCAAAAAAagccattttcttttccacaGTATCATATGCAGCAACCTGGAGAGTATAAtgtaaaaagaagaaaaatcacAATTTAGGGACAGCATGAGAGAAGAAAATCACTGTATCATATATGCACCTTATCAATACTTACCTCAGATAGAAACCCTATCGACCCACCCCATATAACAGATTTTAAACCTAACAAACACAAGTCTGAGCAATGAAAAAGAATGCTGTCGTATACAATTAACTGCACCCAGTCTATTATGAGCATTCAGTTGCTTTACTAGGCAATAAATCATACAATTACTGCAGGACAGATGAATAAAATAGCAAAGAGAACAAAATAACGTATGACAAATACATCTCAGTGGAAGAAATAATAAAGGCTCAATGCTTAGAACTATTGAAGTGTACAATAATACCTACCCTGAATGGCAAAATATTTAGCTTCTCTAGACCAAGAGCCATGCTTAACACCTTTTTTCCATGATCTGGGTCATATAAATCTCTCTTCTCTGTTGGATGACCCATGCCAGCAGGATCACGACCAACAATGTAGAAATTAGCACCGGCATTTATACGTGCCTTAGCATGCCACTGAACTTCAGTTGGACCTGCATAATGCATGGGTGATGGAAATATGGAAACAATGGTCGTCTCAGGGTCAAGGACACCATCTTCTAGGACCTACaggagagaaaaataaaaaataagaaccTTCAAGAACTAAACATTTGGGTTAACAAAAATGAAGTTAACTCTTAATAGATAATAGCCCTATTCATGTTGCTCTTGATCGCATGGTCTTAGAGTGGATTTACAAGTTCTTTGAATAATaacttgatttattttttattttagattctaTACGATTATAAACAAATAGACTTAGTTGAGAGCTACACAAGATAAAGAATTGTATCACTTGTAAGGATTCCTGATATGTTTTTGTGTTATAGCAAATCAACCCTAGATTGGAAGAAATATAAGTTTATTTGGTGCATAACCTTGCTGTGCTGCTCCATTCGAACATCTAAGGGCACATCGTCAGCTTTTGTGAAACCTCCTAAAGGGTGAAGTAACAGAATAGGATTCTTGTATCCCATTTCCAAAAGTCGCCTGCGTGTATCGTTCATTAACAAAGCATGCCCATTGTGTATAGGATTTCTTAACTGAAAAGCAAAAATTGCATCAGCCTGACGATTATCGAATTCTTTCCTGAGTTGCTGAGGAGAGAGCCTGTAGTGATCAAGACCATCATTGTACTTGATGGGCTTTAATACTTCCAGATCTCCACCTACAAGCCAATTCCCAGCCGGGGTAATAACCTCCTCTACATATGGCAATCCTGCTGCAGTTGTTCCCCAAGTCCTAGCTATCCTCTCTTCTTTATTATGCTTGTATATTTCAATACTGCAATGGAAGTGAAATTTCAGGAATCATTCTATAAAGCAAATCAAATGACAGCAAAATAACAAAGTGTCAAGCTGCTAACTCATCATAATTCCATTTTAATATTACAGAAAATGCCATCATATAGGACAGCATTAAAAATCTTCGAAAGGTACTCTGAAGCTGAACTGTATTTAAGTATGTAGGCTCATCTAAGTATCTACTCTTGCGAATCCATTCCGCAGAAgcttaattgaaaaaaaaaaaaatgttcttgTAACATAAGCCAAGCAAAATGAATGCGATGCGACTCCATAAAGCATTGTAAACTCAGCACCGTTAAAGTTGTTGTACATAATTCAAAATCCTATTCGCAGCAGATACCAACCATTGCATACAAATTAAACAACTTAACTAGCACATAACAAATGTCATACGGAACCTCCGATAAAATGTAACAGCAAAAATAGCCAAAATCCGTAGGGTCATATGCAACacaaagtaaaagaaaagagacaacaaagaaagaaactgaCCTCCTGAGAATCCCGATCAAGCCGCCAGTAGGACCAAGCAAGGCCACATTAGTGGTAGACCCAATTCGCTCCTTAGTCTCATCATCAATGGCCAAAACAATAGGAAGAGACATATTGACAATAGACCCATCTTTCATtctcaaacaattaaaatgcAAGCTCTGCAAGTACTCATTTTCCCTCATGAACCCTCTCAACGGACTCGCCCATCCCTCGCTTACCACGTGAACCCATTCCAAGTCGATCTTCGTCAGCTTCACCTTCGGCATTGACTCGGCTTCCGTCGTCCTCAACCCCCGTTCGCTCTCCGGCACCACCAGATCCACCAGGACCCCACCATCCGGCTCGATCAAAGAACTCTTAATCGCAGACGAGGCTGATTTGACCGCAGCACTCATTTTGGGCTGAAACGCAATCAACTGATTCGAATGGTAAATGGGTTTCGGTCGTATTTTAACGTTGTAATCTGTAAGCTTCGTCTGCTTAGCCGTACGGAGATTGAGGTTAAAGTGTGCAGCGATGTGTACTTTAATCGTCAGAGACATGATGGCGGTGGTTGTTATGTATAAGTACAAGTGTAACTGACGAAat contains:
- the LOC102622453 gene encoding protein SMALL AUXIN UP-REGULATED RNA 51, with the protein product MAIRKSNKLSQTAVIKQILKRCSSLGKKQSYDEQGLPLDVPKGHFVVYVGENRSRYIIPITFLTRPEFQSLLQQAEEEFGFDHDMGLTIPCEEQVFQSLTSMLR
- the LOC102622748 gene encoding ATP sulfurylase 2: MSLTIKVHIAAHFNLNLRTAKQTKLTDYNVKIRPKPIYHSNQLIAFQPKMSAAVKSASSAIKSSLIEPDGGVLVDLVVPESERGLRTTEAESMPKVKLTKIDLEWVHVVSEGWASPLRGFMRENEYLQSLHFNCLRMKDGSIVNMSLPIVLAIDDETKERIGSTTNVALLGPTGGLIGILRSIEIYKHNKEERIARTWGTTAAGLPYVEEVITPAGNWLVGGDLEVLKPIKYNDGLDHYRLSPQQLRKEFDNRQADAIFAFQLRNPIHNGHALLMNDTRRRLLEMGYKNPILLLHPLGGFTKADDVPLDVRMEQHSKVLEDGVLDPETTIVSIFPSPMHYAGPTEVQWHAKARINAGANFYIVGRDPAGMGHPTEKRDLYDPDHGKKVLSMALGLEKLNILPFRVAAYDTVEKKMAFFDPSRAKDFLFISGTKMRTFARSGENPPDGFMCPGGWKVLVQYYESLQAEEATQQPAILTS